Proteins encoded together in one Balaenoptera ricei isolate mBalRic1 chromosome 2, mBalRic1.hap2, whole genome shotgun sequence window:
- the PGF gene encoding placenta growth factor isoform X1 has product MPAMRLFTCFLQLLAGLALPAVPPQQWALSAANGSSEVEVVPFQEVWGRSYCRALERLVDIVSEYPSEVEHMFSPSCVSLLRCTGCCGDENLHCVPVETVNVTMQLLKIRSGDRPSYVELTFSQHVRCECRPLREKMKPERRRLKGRGKRKREKQRHTDCHLACLLPATGLRKSFHAMGLGLTKPYPMSPPLHERRPPPHSVKIGMLGRILGAAILFPGGNQPLGGERPHTRLVYLLPSHSQLPPCWHLPSIY; this is encoded by the exons ATGCCTGCCATGAGGCTGTTCACTTGCTTCCTGCAGCTCCTGGCTGGGCTGGCGCTGCCTGCTGTGCCCCCCCAG CAGTGGGCCTTGTCTGCTGCGAACGGCTCCTCAGAGGTGGAAG TGGTGCCCTTCCAGGAAGTGTGGGGCAGAAGCTACTGCCGGGCCCTGGAGAGGCTGGTGGACATCGTGTCCGAGTACCCCAGCGAGGTGGAGCACATGTTCAGCCCGTCCTGCGTCTCCCTGCTGCGCTGCACGGGCTGCTGTGGCGATGAGAACCTGCACTGTGTGCCAGTGGAGACGGTCAACGTCACCATGCAG CTCCTGAAGATCCGCTCCGGGGACCGGCCCTCCTACGTGGAGCTGACGTTCTCTCAGCATGTGCGCTGCGAGTGCAG GCCTCTGCGGGAGAAGATGAAGCCAGAAAG GAGGAGACTCAAGGgcagggggaagaggaagagagagaagcagagacacaCAGACTGCCACCT GGCCTGTCTCCTTCCAGCAACAGGACTCAGGAAATCATTTCATGCCATGGGACTGGGGCTGACCAAGCCCTACCCCATGAGCCCACCCCTGCACGAGCGGAgacctccaccccactctgtgAAGATAGGAATGCTGGGGAGGATTCTGG GTGCGGCGATACTGTTCCCCGGAGGTAACCAGCCCCTCGGAGGAGAGAGACCCCACACCCGGCTCGTGTATTTATTACCGTCACACTCTCAGTTACCTCCCTGCTGGCACCTGCCCTCTATTTATTAG
- the PGF gene encoding placenta growth factor isoform X5: MPAMRLFTCFLQLLAGLALPAVPPQQWALSAANGSSEVEVVPFQEVWGRSYCRALERLVDIVSEYPSEVEHMFSPSCVSLLRCTGCCGDENLHCVPVETVNVTMQLLKIRSGDRPSYVELTFSQHVRCECRPLREKMKPERCGDTVPRR; this comes from the exons ATGCCTGCCATGAGGCTGTTCACTTGCTTCCTGCAGCTCCTGGCTGGGCTGGCGCTGCCTGCTGTGCCCCCCCAG CAGTGGGCCTTGTCTGCTGCGAACGGCTCCTCAGAGGTGGAAG TGGTGCCCTTCCAGGAAGTGTGGGGCAGAAGCTACTGCCGGGCCCTGGAGAGGCTGGTGGACATCGTGTCCGAGTACCCCAGCGAGGTGGAGCACATGTTCAGCCCGTCCTGCGTCTCCCTGCTGCGCTGCACGGGCTGCTGTGGCGATGAGAACCTGCACTGTGTGCCAGTGGAGACGGTCAACGTCACCATGCAG CTCCTGAAGATCCGCTCCGGGGACCGGCCCTCCTACGTGGAGCTGACGTTCTCTCAGCATGTGCGCTGCGAGTGCAG GCCTCTGCGGGAGAAGATGAAGCCAGAAAG GTGCGGCGATACTGTTCCCCGGAGGTAA
- the PGF gene encoding placenta growth factor isoform X4, producing the protein MPAMRLFTCFLQLLAGLALPAVPPQWALSAANGSSEVEVVPFQEVWGRSYCRALERLVDIVSEYPSEVEHMFSPSCVSLLRCTGCCGDENLHCVPVETVNVTMQLLKIRSGDRPSYVELTFSQHVRCECRPLREKMKPERRRLKGRGKRKREKQRHTDCHLCGDTVPRR; encoded by the exons ATGCCTGCCATGAGGCTGTTCACTTGCTTCCTGCAGCTCCTGGCTGGGCTGGCGCTGCCTGCTGTGCCCCCCCAG TGGGCCTTGTCTGCTGCGAACGGCTCCTCAGAGGTGGAAG TGGTGCCCTTCCAGGAAGTGTGGGGCAGAAGCTACTGCCGGGCCCTGGAGAGGCTGGTGGACATCGTGTCCGAGTACCCCAGCGAGGTGGAGCACATGTTCAGCCCGTCCTGCGTCTCCCTGCTGCGCTGCACGGGCTGCTGTGGCGATGAGAACCTGCACTGTGTGCCAGTGGAGACGGTCAACGTCACCATGCAG CTCCTGAAGATCCGCTCCGGGGACCGGCCCTCCTACGTGGAGCTGACGTTCTCTCAGCATGTGCGCTGCGAGTGCAG GCCTCTGCGGGAGAAGATGAAGCCAGAAAG GAGGAGACTCAAGGgcagggggaagaggaagagagagaagcagagacacaCAGACTGCCACCT GTGCGGCGATACTGTTCCCCGGAGGTAA
- the PGF gene encoding placenta growth factor isoform X3: protein MPAMRLFTCFLQLLAGLALPAVPPQQWALSAANGSSEVEVVPFQEVWGRSYCRALERLVDIVSEYPSEVEHMFSPSCVSLLRCTGCCGDENLHCVPVETVNVTMQLLKIRSGDRPSYVELTFSQHVRCECRPLREKMKPERRRLKGRGKRKREKQRHTDCHLCGDTVPRR, encoded by the exons ATGCCTGCCATGAGGCTGTTCACTTGCTTCCTGCAGCTCCTGGCTGGGCTGGCGCTGCCTGCTGTGCCCCCCCAG CAGTGGGCCTTGTCTGCTGCGAACGGCTCCTCAGAGGTGGAAG TGGTGCCCTTCCAGGAAGTGTGGGGCAGAAGCTACTGCCGGGCCCTGGAGAGGCTGGTGGACATCGTGTCCGAGTACCCCAGCGAGGTGGAGCACATGTTCAGCCCGTCCTGCGTCTCCCTGCTGCGCTGCACGGGCTGCTGTGGCGATGAGAACCTGCACTGTGTGCCAGTGGAGACGGTCAACGTCACCATGCAG CTCCTGAAGATCCGCTCCGGGGACCGGCCCTCCTACGTGGAGCTGACGTTCTCTCAGCATGTGCGCTGCGAGTGCAG GCCTCTGCGGGAGAAGATGAAGCCAGAAAG GAGGAGACTCAAGGgcagggggaagaggaagagagagaagcagagacacaCAGACTGCCACCT GTGCGGCGATACTGTTCCCCGGAGGTAA
- the PGF gene encoding placenta growth factor isoform X2, whose translation MPAMRLFTCFLQLLAGLALPAVPPQWALSAANGSSEVEVVPFQEVWGRSYCRALERLVDIVSEYPSEVEHMFSPSCVSLLRCTGCCGDENLHCVPVETVNVTMQLLKIRSGDRPSYVELTFSQHVRCECRPLREKMKPERRRLKGRGKRKREKQRHTDCHLACLLPATGLRKSFHAMGLGLTKPYPMSPPLHERRPPPHSVKIGMLGRILGAAILFPGGNQPLGGERPHTRLVYLLPSHSQLPPCWHLPSIY comes from the exons ATGCCTGCCATGAGGCTGTTCACTTGCTTCCTGCAGCTCCTGGCTGGGCTGGCGCTGCCTGCTGTGCCCCCCCAG TGGGCCTTGTCTGCTGCGAACGGCTCCTCAGAGGTGGAAG TGGTGCCCTTCCAGGAAGTGTGGGGCAGAAGCTACTGCCGGGCCCTGGAGAGGCTGGTGGACATCGTGTCCGAGTACCCCAGCGAGGTGGAGCACATGTTCAGCCCGTCCTGCGTCTCCCTGCTGCGCTGCACGGGCTGCTGTGGCGATGAGAACCTGCACTGTGTGCCAGTGGAGACGGTCAACGTCACCATGCAG CTCCTGAAGATCCGCTCCGGGGACCGGCCCTCCTACGTGGAGCTGACGTTCTCTCAGCATGTGCGCTGCGAGTGCAG GCCTCTGCGGGAGAAGATGAAGCCAGAAAG GAGGAGACTCAAGGgcagggggaagaggaagagagagaagcagagacacaCAGACTGCCACCT GGCCTGTCTCCTTCCAGCAACAGGACTCAGGAAATCATTTCATGCCATGGGACTGGGGCTGACCAAGCCCTACCCCATGAGCCCACCCCTGCACGAGCGGAgacctccaccccactctgtgAAGATAGGAATGCTGGGGAGGATTCTGG GTGCGGCGATACTGTTCCCCGGAGGTAACCAGCCCCTCGGAGGAGAGAGACCCCACACCCGGCTCGTGTATTTATTACCGTCACACTCTCAGTTACCTCCCTGCTGGCACCTGCCCTCTATTTATTAG